Proteins found in one Ptychodera flava strain L36383 chromosome 16, AS_Pfla_20210202, whole genome shotgun sequence genomic segment:
- the LOC139152768 gene encoding S-adenosylmethionine-dependent methyltransferase Rv2258c-like: MKCPGSITCTLKLNRIPSSKQRSRAAYPSCLYKMASSPDKAETSESFMNRMAECFNSGFVMIGVAIGSSTGLFETMAAIDEPKTSQEIADIAGLKERYVREWLAVMVTSKIVDMDFDKQTYLIPKHRAEVLTKFKGPENLSLAATTIPALCAVYDDIIECFKRSGPRGVPYSKYSAFMDYMGQLSAEKYQEKLPHFVKTNKEIHSLLESGITVVDIGCGHGMFVCTMAREFPNSQFYGVDFCDEYLQVARKEASKRALTNVTFEAHDVVKLPADWSSKFDYVTAIDTIHDQAYPDVVLKEVYKLVKPGGYFSMIDVNASSNIRENMDHPMGPCYYATSLMHCMSVSLYFENGMGLGAMWGKEKAKEMVEKVGFRCVQLEPQPDDLENYHALFEKPDSAK, translated from the exons ATGAAGTGCCCCGGAAGTATAACTTGTACGCTGAAGTTGAACCGCATACCCTCAAGTAAACAGAGAAGTAGAGCGGCTTACCCTAGTTGTCTTTACAAGATGGCGTCTTCTCCCGATAAAGCTGAAACGTCCGAATCATTCATGAATCGCATGGCGGAATGTTTTAATTCTGGCTTCGTAATGATCGGTGTAGCGATCGGATCATCTACTGGTCTCTTCGAAACCATGGCCGCCATAGACGAACCGAAAACCTCTCAAGAAATAGCGGACATCGCTGGATTGAAAGAAAG ATACGTTCGAGAATGGCTTGCTGTCATGGTTACAAGCAAGATCGTGGATATGGACTTTGACAAACAAACCTACTTGATTCCGAAGCACCGAGCTGAAGTCTTGACCAAGTTCAAAGGACCGGAGAATCTGTCACTAGCGGCAACAACCATACCGGCTCTGTGTGCAGTGTATGACGATATCATTGAGTGCTTCAAGAGAAGCGGCCCCAGAG gCGTTCCATATTCCAAGTATTCAGCATTCATGGATTACATGGGTCAATTGTCAGCAGAAAAATATCAAGAGAAACTGCCTCACTTTGTCAAGACCAACAAAGAGATACACAGTCTTCTCG AATCAGGCATCACAGTTGTCGATATTGGCTGTGGTCATGGAATGTTTGTATGTACGATGGCCCGAGAGTTCCCTAATAGTCAATTCTATGGTGTTGACTTCTGTGACGAGTACCTACAAGTAGCCCGAAAGGAGGCTTCGAAGAGAGCATTGACCAACGTTACGTTTGAGGCTCACGATGTGGTTAAACTGCCTGCTGACTGGTCCAGCAAGTTTGATTACGTCACAGCCATAGATACCATTCATGACCAGGCTTACCCGGATGTAGTGTTGAAGGAGGTGTATAAGTTAGTAAAACCAGGCGGTTATTTCTCAATGATTGACGTCAACGCATCTTCAAATATTCGGGAAAATATGGATCACCCAATGGGACCGTGCTACTACGCGACCAGTCTAATGCACTGCATGTCTGTTTCGCTGTATTTTGAAAACGGCATGGGCTTAGGGGCGATGTGGGGAAAGGAAAAAGCCAAAGAAATGGTCGAAAAGGTTGGATTCCGGTGCGTCCAGCTGGAACCTCAGCCAGACGATCTGGAGAACTACCATGCTTTGTTTGAAAAACCTGATTCTGCAAAATGA